The Paenalcaligenes faecalis genome has a window encoding:
- a CDS encoding M23 family metallopeptidase gives MKVKARTAHNGFLSRLVLIVVGLSLSAAAGALVQSKLGVKQLAPEQLQLLNQAQERDALYLQQSVQHLAQRVGDLQAKVIEMEQLGRRVADSAGVMYTDPEVTNHMEMGEDYPLIGNAQDLGRQLDDLNHSLSQRQDWLTMLDTVLSHRLANQARFPTTHPVDVSYATSNFGWRRHPITGRQKMHEGIDFSAPVGTPIVAASGGIVTEARYLSGYGKTVEIAHGDGLITRYAHASSILVRLGDVVEKGQMIARVGATGRTTGAHLHFEVRLENQPLDPMLFLPGGHSDSLIAQAEKTE, from the coding sequence ATGAAAGTAAAAGCAAGGACGGCACACAATGGCTTTTTGAGCCGCTTAGTGCTGATCGTAGTGGGGCTGAGCTTATCGGCAGCAGCAGGGGCTTTGGTGCAGTCCAAACTAGGTGTAAAGCAATTAGCCCCTGAACAGTTGCAGTTGCTCAATCAAGCCCAAGAGCGCGATGCACTGTATTTACAACAAAGTGTGCAGCACTTAGCCCAACGCGTAGGTGATTTACAAGCTAAAGTCATCGAAATGGAACAACTGGGACGACGTGTAGCGGATAGTGCTGGGGTCATGTACACAGACCCCGAGGTCACCAATCACATGGAGATGGGCGAGGACTACCCGCTCATAGGTAATGCCCAAGACTTAGGTCGACAATTAGATGATCTAAATCATAGCTTATCACAACGGCAAGATTGGCTAACTATGCTGGATACGGTCTTGAGTCATCGTTTAGCTAATCAGGCTCGCTTTCCCACTACGCACCCTGTGGATGTCAGCTATGCCACCTCTAATTTTGGTTGGCGCCGACATCCGATTACGGGCCGTCAAAAAATGCACGAGGGAATTGATTTTTCAGCCCCTGTAGGTACCCCAATTGTGGCGGCTTCGGGTGGTATAGTGACAGAGGCTCGTTATCTTAGCGGTTATGGTAAGACGGTTGAAATTGCACATGGTGATGGATTGATTACCCGTTATGCGCATGCTTCATCTATTTTAGTGCGCTTGGGTGATGTGGTTGAAAAAGGACAAATGATTGCTCGGGTCGGGGCCACAGGTCGTACTACAGGGGCGCATTTGCACTTCGAGGTACGCCTTGAAAATCAGCCTTTAGACCCAATGTTGTTTTTACCAGGAGGTCATTCTGACAGTTTGATTGCACAGGCTGAAAAAACAGAATAA